The following are from one region of the Deltaproteobacteria bacterium HGW-Deltaproteobacteria-6 genome:
- a CDS encoding F0F1 ATP synthase subunit gamma gives MQTTESLKRRMKSAGDLLSVVKTMKALAAVSIRQYQRAVDSLRDYNRTVEMGLQIVLKEKMGTTMRQKHTKMKRLGVIVFGSDQGLCGQLNEQISVFMLDYLKKSGVKKENRKVLSVGARVADYVEDAGQPVDELLTTPSSTAGITPLVQEIIMIIDEWHFRNNIDHFLLFYNEYVTGATYHPHMLQLLPVNTDWLTTIARKKWDSKSLPIFRMDTDKIFSSLIREYLFVSLYRAFAESLASENASRLASMQNAEKNIEEQLQDLHVQFHRTRQMTITEELLDIVAGFEALQEEAS, from the coding sequence ATGCAAACAACTGAGTCCCTGAAAAGAAGAATGAAAAGCGCGGGTGATCTTTTATCCGTCGTCAAGACGATGAAAGCCCTGGCGGCGGTGAGCATTCGTCAATATCAGCGGGCGGTGGATTCTCTGCGCGATTACAACCGGACGGTCGAAATGGGCCTGCAGATTGTGCTCAAGGAAAAAATGGGCACAACAATGCGTCAGAAGCATACAAAGATGAAACGGCTCGGCGTCATTGTTTTCGGCTCCGATCAGGGGCTGTGCGGACAGCTCAATGAGCAGATATCCGTTTTCATGCTCGACTATCTTAAAAAAAGCGGCGTTAAAAAAGAAAACCGCAAAGTGCTTTCCGTCGGCGCGCGCGTGGCCGATTATGTGGAAGATGCGGGACAGCCTGTGGACGAGCTATTGACCACACCGAGCTCCACGGCGGGCATCACGCCGTTGGTGCAGGAAATCATCATGATTATCGACGAATGGCATTTTCGCAACAACATTGATCATTTTCTGTTGTTTTATAATGAATATGTCACCGGCGCCACTTACCACCCTCATATGCTCCAACTTCTGCCGGTCAATACGGACTGGCTGACGACAATTGCCAGGAAAAAATGGGATTCCAAATCGCTGCCGATTTTCCGGATGGACACCGACAAGATTTTTTCTTCGCTGATCCGTGAATATCTTTTTGTGTCTTTGTACCGGGCATTCGCCGAATCCCTGGCCAGTGAAAACGCCAGTCGTCTCGCATCCATGCAGAATGCCGAAAAGAACATTGAAGAACAGTTGCAGGATCTGCATGTGCAGTTTCACCGCACACGACAGATGACCATCACCGAAGAGCTTCTTGACATCGTTGCCGGATTTGAAGCGCTGCAGGAAGAGGCATCATAA
- a CDS encoding F0F1 ATP synthase subunit alpha (produces ATP from ADP in the presence of a proton gradient across the membrane. The alpha chain is a catalytic subunit): MNQDVNKVENQELKTFLDDTFDTMEKVLDEQNPELRQYEIGTVQFVGRDIARVSGLPHIRAEELVRFSGNYMGLVFNIDPKEIGVILLDPSEHIQVGSEVQRTKRVLDVPVGDALLGRVVDPLGRPLDGLGEVNTVMRLPVERPAPAVMDRAPVVVPLQTGIKVIDALIPVGRGQRELILGDRMTGKTAIAVDTIINQKETGIISIYCAVGKKSADVAKVIADLRDHGVMGSCIVVVATGEDTPGLQFIAPYAATSMGEYFVEQGRDVLIIYDDLTSHARAYREVSLLLRRPPGREAFPGDIFYIHSRLLERSTHMKPELGGGSLTSLPITETEAQDMSSYIPTNLISITDGQIYLSPVLFSKGILPAVDVGKSVSRVGGKTQLPAYRSVAGDLRLSYSQFEELESFSRFGTRLDESTRRTLERGWRVREILKQGQYKPLRASEQIASLLSVTGGALDLVPTEKIREVEAKLLETVRDQLPELCARIEDGKKMDIADRDSIMNKIKPAIQPFEEIEDANANN, from the coding sequence ATGAATCAAGACGTGAATAAAGTCGAAAATCAGGAATTGAAGACCTTTCTGGATGATACGTTCGATACGATGGAAAAGGTCTTAGACGAGCAGAACCCTGAGCTGAGGCAGTATGAAATCGGCACCGTGCAATTTGTCGGACGCGATATTGCCCGGGTCAGCGGTTTGCCCCATATCCGCGCGGAGGAACTGGTTCGCTTTTCGGGAAATTATATGGGACTTGTTTTCAATATCGATCCGAAGGAAATCGGGGTGATTCTTCTGGATCCCAGTGAACACATCCAGGTGGGATCGGAAGTGCAGCGCACGAAACGGGTACTGGATGTACCGGTGGGAGACGCTCTTTTAGGACGGGTGGTCGATCCCCTGGGAAGACCGCTCGACGGTCTGGGCGAAGTCAATACCGTCATGCGGCTGCCGGTGGAAAGACCGGCTCCGGCGGTTATGGACCGCGCTCCGGTTGTCGTGCCGCTTCAGACGGGCATCAAGGTGATCGACGCGCTTATTCCCGTCGGACGCGGTCAGCGCGAATTAATTCTGGGTGACAGAATGACCGGCAAAACGGCCATCGCCGTGGATACCATTATCAATCAAAAGGAAACCGGCATCATTTCCATTTATTGCGCCGTCGGCAAGAAAAGCGCGGATGTGGCGAAGGTGATTGCCGATCTGCGGGATCACGGTGTCATGGGATCATGCATTGTGGTGGTAGCCACCGGAGAAGACACGCCGGGCCTGCAGTTTATCGCGCCGTACGCGGCCACCAGTATGGGAGAATATTTCGTGGAGCAGGGACGAGATGTCTTGATTATTTACGATGATCTGACATCACACGCCCGAGCCTACCGTGAAGTGTCGCTGCTTTTGCGGCGTCCTCCCGGACGCGAAGCTTTCCCCGGCGATATTTTTTATATCCATTCCCGGCTGCTTGAGCGCTCCACGCATATGAAGCCGGAACTGGGCGGCGGGTCGCTGACGTCGCTGCCGATTACCGAAACGGAAGCGCAGGACATGTCGTCTTACATCCCGACCAATCTGATTTCCATCACCGACGGACAGATTTATCTCTCGCCGGTTCTTTTCAGCAAAGGCATCCTGCCGGCGGTGGATGTCGGCAAATCGGTATCGCGGGTGGGCGGTAAAACACAGCTGCCCGCTTATCGGTCCGTGGCCGGCGATCTCAGACTTTCCTACTCACAGTTCGAAGAACTGGAATCCTTCTCCCGCTTCGGCACAAGACTTGATGAAAGCACCCGCCGGACGCTGGAGAGAGGCTGGCGGGTTCGTGAAATTCTGAAACAGGGGCAATACAAACCGCTGCGGGCCTCCGAACAGATTGCCTCCCTGCTTTCGGTGACCGGCGGCGCGCTGGATCTTGTTCCGACGGAAAAGATTCGCGAGGTGGAGGCAAAGCTTCTGGAAACCGTCAGAGATCAGCTGCCGGAATTGTGCGCGCGTATTGAAGACGGTAAGAAAATGGATATAGCGGATCGCGACAGCATCATGAATAAAATCAAACCGGCCATTCAACCGTTTGAAGAAATTGAGGATGCCAATGCAAACAACTGA
- the atpE gene encoding ATP synthase F0 subunit C has translation MDKVSLVAMASIIGAGLAMGIGSIGPGLGMGQAIAQALAAIAQQPDERNSLTRTLFVGLAMIESIAIYCFVISMILIFANPFWSFIIK, from the coding sequence ATGGACAAAGTAAGTCTCGTCGCGATGGCCTCGATTATTGGTGCGGGTTTGGCAATGGGGATCGGTTCAATTGGCCCCGGTCTGGGTATGGGGCAGGCAATCGCCCAGGCACTGGCCGCGATCGCTCAGCAGCCGGATGAGAGGAATTCTTTAACCAGAACACTTTTTGTCGGATTGGCCATGATTGAATCCATTGCCATTTACTGCTTCGTTATTTCCATGATTCTGATTTTCGCCAATCCTTTCTGGAGTTTCATTATAAAGTGA
- a CDS encoding F0F1 ATP synthase subunit A — translation MEVVALNQISPDQVIIWSWGFIILNVTILYTWLVMAILVGGSWLITRNLSSEMNVSRWQHFMEVIISVIRGEIGEMTKKGADHYVPLVGTLFLFICISNVLVIVPGFVAPTSSMTTTAALATCVFIAVPYYGISRNGILHYVKEYFQPNFIFFPFHVMGELSRTLALTVRLFGNIMSHEKVIGILLAVTPFLFPVVMQILGLLIGVIQAYIFAILSMVYIASALSAEDEVHVEVKKEGSPA, via the coding sequence ATGGAAGTCGTAGCGCTCAATCAAATCAGCCCGGATCAGGTCATTATCTGGAGTTGGGGATTTATCATCCTCAATGTAACGATCCTCTATACATGGCTGGTCATGGCTATTCTGGTCGGCGGTTCCTGGCTGATCACCCGCAACCTGTCTTCGGAAATGAATGTGTCGCGCTGGCAGCATTTCATGGAAGTAATTATTTCCGTTATCCGGGGTGAAATCGGCGAGATGACGAAAAAGGGCGCGGATCATTATGTCCCTCTGGTCGGGACGCTCTTTCTGTTCATTTGCATATCCAATGTGCTGGTCATTGTACCGGGGTTTGTCGCACCGACGTCGTCCATGACCACCACAGCGGCACTAGCCACCTGCGTTTTTATTGCCGTGCCCTACTACGGAATATCACGCAACGGCATTTTGCATTATGTGAAGGAATATTTTCAGCCTAATTTTATCTTTTTCCCGTTCCATGTCATGGGCGAATTGTCCCGGACGCTGGCGCTTACCGTTCGTCTTTTCGGCAACATCATGAGTCATGAGAAGGTTATCGGAATTCTGCTGGCGGTCACGCCCTTTTTGTTCCCGGTTGTCATGCAGATCCTGGGGCTCTTGATCGGCGTGATTCAGGCTTATATCTTCGCAATCCTTTCCATGGTCTATATAGCCTCCGCGCTCAGCGCAGAGGATGAAGTTCACGTAGAAGTAAAGAAAGAAGGCTCTCCAGCCTGA
- a CDS encoding ATP synthase subunit I: MNAMLIILMFAAGLALGAFYFISLWQTVQKLGQTENRVRLLAVSYVLRLAVVLTAFYLMMQGGHWERLVAAMIGFVAMRKILTNRFGPQKTMEAVHE, translated from the coding sequence ATGAACGCGATGCTTATTATTCTGATGTTTGCCGCGGGACTGGCTCTGGGAGCTTTCTACTTTATCAGTCTGTGGCAGACCGTGCAGAAGCTGGGACAGACGGAAAACCGCGTGCGCCTGCTGGCCGTCAGTTACGTCCTGCGCCTCGCGGTCGTCTTAACGGCATTTTACCTGATGATGCAGGGCGGTCATTGGGAGCGGCTGGTTGCGGCCATGATCGGTTTTGTGGCCATGCGCAAAATCCTCACTAATCGTTTCGGACCCCAAAAGACGATGGAAGCCGTTCATGAATAG
- a CDS encoding ATPase F0F1 translates to MVEIRRTSKRRQKAADHFTEKVAQREALRIKGLKHKSETVWFGLGMFGIIGWAVSIPTLIGVALGLWIDRTWPTQYSWALMFLVLGVIVGCINAAYWVRKIRSRIIEED, encoded by the coding sequence ATGGTCGAAATAAGACGGACATCCAAACGGCGCCAGAAAGCGGCGGATCATTTCACCGAAAAGGTCGCTCAAAGGGAGGCTCTGCGGATTAAGGGACTTAAACATAAAAGTGAAACCGTCTGGTTCGGCTTGGGGATGTTCGGCATCATCGGATGGGCGGTGTCCATCCCCACGCTGATTGGAGTCGCTCTGGGGCTCTGGATAGACCGGACCTGGCCCACCCAGTATTCCTGGGCGCTGATGTTTCTGGTTCTCGGCGTGATCGTCGGGTGCATTAACGCCGCTTACTGGGTCAGAAAAATTCGCAGCAGGATTATTGAAGAGGACTGA
- a CDS encoding F0F1 ATP synthase subunit epsilon, translated as MLLKILLPAEIMLEQEVKKIVAEAENGSFCLMPNHIDFVATLAPGIFTYERAEGGQELLAMDVGTLVKKGSDVLVSTRNAVKAAELGKLKQVVVEQYDVLDEREKLVRSAAAKLEASLIRRFVELK; from the coding sequence ATGTTGCTTAAAATTTTACTACCGGCCGAAATCATGCTGGAACAGGAAGTCAAAAAGATCGTTGCGGAAGCGGAAAACGGCTCTTTCTGCCTGATGCCCAATCATATTGATTTTGTCGCCACACTGGCGCCGGGAATTTTCACGTATGAAAGGGCCGAAGGCGGTCAGGAATTGCTGGCAATGGATGTCGGCACTCTGGTGAAAAAAGGATCAGACGTGCTGGTTTCCACCCGCAATGCCGTAAAGGCAGCGGAGCTGGGAAAACTCAAACAGGTGGTTGTGGAGCAGTATGACGTTCTGGATGAACGGGAAAAACTTGTTCGCTCAGCCGCGGCAAAACTGGAGGCAAGTCTCATCAGACGTTTTGTTGAACTAAAGTAG
- a CDS encoding F0F1 ATP synthase subunit beta translates to MAEQINQGKVLSIRSSVVDVHFPVAPPIRNVLIAGEKGEYVIEVFTQLDNNTIRGVALTPTQGLARGQIVTDTGKPFEVPVGTPLMGRVFNVFGNTIDKKGHVEGCELRSIHREPIPLRDQSTVSEIFETGIKAIDVLAPLERGGKAGLFGGAGVGKTVLITEMIHNTVSGHEGMSIFCGIGERCREGEELYREMEESGVLGNTVMVFGQMNEPPGARFRVGHAALTMAEYFRDDAKQDVLLMIDNIFRFIQAGMEVSGLLGQLPSRLGYQPTLATELAELEERICNTKTGAITSIQAVYVPADDFTDPSAVHTFGHLSATIALSRKRASEGLYPAIDLLQSGSKMLMPNIAGERHYKIAQEIRKTLAVYEDLKDIIAMLGISELSREDQRTVFRARRLERFFTQPFFVTEQFTGTAGKMVSREDTLNGCERILNDEFAEYPERALYMIGPIEEAKIEHVA, encoded by the coding sequence GTGGCCGAACAAATAAATCAAGGAAAGGTTTTATCCATCCGCAGCAGCGTCGTTGACGTCCACTTTCCCGTGGCGCCGCCGATCCGAAATGTGCTCATCGCCGGTGAAAAGGGTGAATACGTTATCGAGGTATTCACGCAACTGGATAACAACACCATCCGGGGTGTCGCCCTGACGCCTACGCAGGGCCTGGCCCGCGGCCAGATTGTCACCGATACGGGTAAGCCTTTTGAGGTACCCGTAGGCACTCCGCTGATGGGAAGAGTGTTTAACGTCTTCGGAAATACCATCGACAAGAAGGGCCATGTCGAAGGCTGCGAATTACGATCCATCCACCGTGAACCGATTCCGCTTCGCGATCAATCCACCGTTTCCGAAATATTCGAGACCGGCATCAAGGCGATCGACGTTCTGGCGCCCCTGGAACGCGGCGGCAAGGCCGGTCTCTTCGGAGGCGCGGGCGTCGGCAAGACCGTTTTGATCACGGAAATGATTCATAATACGGTAAGCGGCCATGAAGGCATGAGTATCTTCTGCGGGATTGGAGAGCGCTGCCGCGAGGGCGAAGAACTCTATCGTGAAATGGAAGAAAGCGGCGTTCTGGGCAATACCGTCATGGTGTTCGGTCAGATGAACGAACCGCCCGGCGCCCGTTTCCGAGTGGGTCACGCGGCGCTGACAATGGCGGAATATTTCCGGGATGATGCCAAGCAGGACGTCCTCTTGATGATTGACAATATTTTCCGCTTTATTCAGGCGGGCATGGAGGTTTCCGGCCTCCTGGGACAGCTGCCTTCCCGCCTGGGTTATCAACCGACGCTGGCCACGGAGCTGGCGGAGCTGGAAGAGCGCATCTGTAACACCAAAACCGGCGCCATCACATCCATTCAGGCCGTCTATGTGCCGGCGGACGATTTCACCGATCCTTCCGCCGTTCATACCTTTGGCCATTTATCCGCAACAATTGCTTTGTCGCGTAAACGGGCCAGTGAAGGCTTATATCCGGCCATCGACCTTCTGCAATCCGGTTCCAAAATGCTGATGCCGAACATCGCGGGCGAACGCCACTATAAGATCGCGCAGGAAATCCGCAAGACACTGGCCGTCTATGAAGATTTAAAAGACATCATTGCCATGCTCGGTATTTCCGAACTGTCCCGGGAAGATCAACGCACGGTATTCCGCGCCCGCCGCCTGGAACGCTTTTTCACACAACCCTTCTTTGTTACTGAGCAGTTTACCGGTACGGCCGGGAAGATGGTTTCCCGGGAAGACACGCTCAACGGATGTGAAAGAATTCTTAATGACGAGTTCGCTGAATATCCCGAAAGAGCGCTGTACATGATTGGACCCATAGAAGAGGCAAAGATTGAACATGTTGCTTAA
- the trkD gene encoding potassium transporter Kup (Responsible for the low-affinity transport of potassium into the cell; involved in potassium ion uptake under hyper-osmotic stress at a low pH), whose translation MLSSDDENEAAVESKSKRKSPLQWLNKKILLLAAGSIGVVFGDIGTSPLYAIKECFHGKHAIIPSEANILGVLSLIFWSMIIVVSIKYVTFILRADNRGEGGIFALLGLLHTSDKSISRHLQAILVFAGILGAGLLYGDGVITPAISVLSAIEGLEIATRAAAPFVLPLTCVVLVLLFSLQSKGTAHIGKLFAPIMVLWFVSIGAFGIIQIVRDPAVFRAIHPAYAIEFFMNNGMHGMVVLGSVVLCITGCEALYADLGHFGRDAIRLSWLAFVLPALLCNYFGQGALLLAHPEMNISPFYKIVPEFLLYPMIGLSTVATVIASQALISGAFSLTQQAIQLGFCPRVRIVHTSSEMQGQIYIPFVNYALMIACIAVVIGFKESGGLAGAYGIAVTATMIITSLLYFLVLTHDRKWSLWKVIPLVGIFLAFDFAYFAGNIFKIADGGWFPLFVAAIIAVAMTTWKKGREELYRKLIGSRLPLEMFLAEIQRSRMPRVAGTAVFMTLSPEGTPPTLLHHIKHNHVLHEKVVLLSIMSKDTPMVHIDERIKLTDLGQGFYRVEAFYGFMQKPNVPQIMKILAQYGLVTDPMTTTFYMGRETLLTGGSSKMMKWRKAVFAFMSRNAGNPTSYFGIPANRVVELGTQIEL comes from the coding sequence ATGTTATCATCAGACGATGAGAATGAAGCTGCTGTCGAATCCAAATCCAAACGAAAATCCCCCCTCCAATGGCTTAATAAAAAAATCCTTCTGCTGGCAGCCGGATCGATTGGCGTAGTCTTTGGCGATATCGGGACAAGCCCTCTTTATGCCATCAAGGAATGTTTCCACGGAAAACATGCCATCATCCCCAGTGAGGCAAATATCCTGGGTGTTTTATCGCTCATCTTCTGGTCGATGATCATTGTGGTCAGCATCAAGTACGTTACGTTCATCCTTCGGGCCGACAATCGGGGCGAAGGCGGCATCTTTGCCCTGCTGGGTCTTTTGCATACGTCCGATAAAAGCATCTCCCGCCATCTTCAGGCCATCCTGGTGTTCGCCGGAATCCTGGGCGCGGGGCTTCTTTATGGAGACGGCGTCATCACACCGGCCATATCCGTCCTTTCCGCCATTGAAGGACTGGAAATCGCCACCAGAGCTGCGGCGCCTTTTGTATTACCCTTGACCTGTGTCGTGCTTGTTTTGCTGTTTTCATTGCAGAGTAAGGGCACCGCTCACATTGGAAAGTTGTTTGCTCCGATCATGGTGCTCTGGTTTGTGTCCATCGGCGCTTTCGGCATCATCCAGATCGTGCGTGACCCGGCTGTTTTTCGCGCCATTCATCCGGCCTATGCGATAGAATTCTTCATGAACAATGGCATGCACGGCATGGTGGTGCTTGGATCGGTTGTGCTCTGCATCACGGGTTGCGAAGCGCTCTATGCCGATCTGGGACATTTCGGCCGGGATGCCATCCGGCTGTCCTGGCTTGCATTTGTCCTGCCCGCATTGCTGTGCAACTATTTCGGACAGGGGGCTTTGCTGCTGGCGCACCCGGAGATGAATATCAGCCCTTTTTATAAAATCGTGCCCGAGTTTCTGCTGTATCCCATGATCGGACTTTCCACCGTTGCGACGGTTATCGCTTCTCAGGCATTAATATCCGGCGCCTTTTCACTCACGCAACAGGCCATACAACTGGGCTTCTGTCCCCGGGTGCGGATTGTCCATACCTCCAGTGAAATGCAGGGGCAAATCTACATTCCTTTCGTCAATTATGCTTTGATGATTGCCTGTATCGCTGTTGTTATCGGATTCAAAGAGTCCGGAGGCCTGGCCGGCGCGTATGGAATTGCCGTTACGGCAACCATGATTATCACATCACTTCTGTATTTCCTGGTGCTGACCCATGACAGAAAGTGGTCGCTGTGGAAGGTCATTCCTCTTGTCGGAATATTCCTGGCGTTTGATTTTGCCTATTTCGCCGGCAACATCTTCAAAATTGCCGACGGCGGTTGGTTTCCTCTCTTTGTCGCAGCCATTATAGCGGTGGCCATGACCACCTGGAAAAAAGGGCGGGAGGAACTTTACCGCAAGCTGATCGGCTCACGCCTTCCACTGGAAATGTTTCTTGCCGAAATACAGAGGAGCCGTATGCCGCGGGTTGCCGGAACCGCAGTCTTCATGACGTTATCCCCCGAAGGAACGCCGCCGACACTGCTTCACCACATCAAGCACAACCACGTACTGCATGAAAAAGTAGTGCTTCTGTCCATTATGTCCAAAGATACTCCGATGGTTCATATTGATGAACGGATTAAGTTGACCGATTTGGGGCAGGGCTTTTACCGTGTTGAGGCATTCTATGGTTTCATGCAGAAGCCCAATGTGCCGCAGATCATGAAAATCCTTGCCCAGTATGGACTCGTGACCGACCCGATGACCACGACATTTTACATGGGCAGAGAAACGCTCCTGACCGGCGGATCATCAAAAATGATGAAGTGGCGCAAAGCTGTTTTTGCCTTTATGTCCCGAAATGCGGGAAATCCCACTTCTTATTTTGGAATTCCCGCCAACCGGGTGGTCGAACTGGGCACGCAAATCGAGTTATGA
- a CDS encoding 2-enoate reductase: MANSYPALFSPIKIGSMQVKNRIAMMPMGVFSPRLMGPHGAYTKDGADYYIERAKGGTGLIITGLLPVGLFPKGRGPGDQGDGFHQYVEQQKYLADGVHQYGAKVVVQITAMTGRASVSASEPAACEIQNVWDPTKKNPEISRKEIHELTEKFANASLACKLAGIDGVEVHAVHEGYLLDQFTIANTNHRTDEYGGSLENRLRFPCEIVQAIKAKCGGDFPVLLRYSVRSYMKGFNRGALPGEAFVEFGRNLEESVMVARKFAEAGYDALNCDNGSYDSWYWPHPPTYMPKACNLADVKALKKYVSIPVICAGKFDDPGLANDVIAGGEIDMMGMGRPLLADPELANKFATGDLNNIRPCIGCHQGCLSRIFQYKDICCAVNPACARELSYGVARADQPKKVLIIGGGLAGMEAARVCALRGHTVDLYEKTGQLGGAFIAASTEDYKVDDKRLLQWYIRQMKNLNVNIFFNKEAGKEIVNENKYDAVFVATGAVERKLDVPGFDCKNVTYAIDTLLHTDIKGQNILVVGGGLTGIEIACELGKKGKNVTVAEACDTMLNSFGICAANYNMLMDMLDYYQVKVMLSTTVTGYENGVAELLTTVKNFPNIANRAKLMFTAGPAGIPDKSKLKVDHIVVSVGYTSDRKLYDEIKSENIHLIGDADKPENVMKAIWDAYEIARNV; encoded by the coding sequence TTGGCAAATTCATATCCTGCTTTATTTTCTCCGATCAAAATAGGGAGTATGCAAGTTAAAAATCGCATTGCCATGATGCCCATGGGCGTGTTCTCTCCAAGGCTGATGGGCCCTCATGGCGCTTATACGAAGGACGGAGCGGACTATTATATTGAAAGAGCCAAAGGAGGCACGGGCCTGATCATCACCGGATTGCTGCCCGTCGGCCTTTTCCCGAAAGGCCGCGGACCCGGCGACCAGGGCGACGGTTTCCATCAATATGTGGAGCAGCAAAAATATCTGGCGGACGGCGTGCATCAATACGGCGCGAAGGTTGTTGTGCAGATTACCGCGATGACCGGACGCGCAAGCGTAAGTGCATCCGAACCCGCGGCCTGTGAGATTCAAAATGTCTGGGACCCGACAAAGAAGAATCCGGAAATAAGCCGGAAGGAAATTCATGAATTAACGGAAAAGTTTGCCAATGCCTCCCTGGCCTGCAAACTGGCCGGCATTGACGGCGTGGAAGTTCATGCCGTTCATGAAGGCTACCTGCTGGATCAATTTACCATCGCCAATACCAATCATCGAACTGATGAATACGGCGGAAGCCTGGAAAACCGGCTGCGCTTCCCCTGTGAAATCGTGCAGGCCATCAAAGCGAAATGCGGCGGCGATTTCCCCGTATTGCTGCGCTACAGCGTCAGAAGCTACATGAAAGGCTTCAACCGGGGCGCCCTTCCCGGAGAAGCATTTGTAGAATTCGGCAGAAACCTCGAGGAAAGCGTTATGGTGGCACGGAAGTTTGCGGAAGCAGGCTATGACGCGCTCAATTGCGACAACGGCTCTTATGATTCCTGGTACTGGCCCCATCCACCGACGTATATGCCCAAGGCCTGCAACCTTGCGGATGTAAAGGCTCTGAAAAAATACGTATCCATCCCGGTCATCTGTGCGGGAAAGTTTGATGACCCGGGGCTCGCCAATGATGTTATCGCCGGAGGCGAAATAGACATGATGGGCATGGGGCGGCCCTTGCTGGCGGACCCTGAACTGGCCAACAAATTCGCCACAGGGGATCTGAATAATATCCGTCCCTGCATCGGCTGCCATCAAGGCTGCCTCTCCCGGATATTCCAGTATAAAGATATCTGCTGCGCCGTCAATCCCGCCTGCGCGAGAGAACTAAGCTACGGCGTGGCCAGGGCGGACCAGCCCAAAAAAGTGCTGATTATCGGCGGCGGACTGGCCGGCATGGAAGCCGCCAGAGTCTGCGCGCTTCGCGGCCATACGGTGGATCTCTATGAAAAGACGGGTCAACTGGGCGGCGCCTTTATCGCGGCTTCCACCGAGGATTATAAAGTGGACGATAAGCGCCTGCTTCAGTGGTACATCAGGCAAATGAAGAATCTGAATGTCAATATATTTTTCAATAAAGAAGCCGGCAAAGAAATTGTAAATGAAAATAAATATGATGCGGTATTTGTCGCTACCGGAGCAGTCGAACGCAAGCTGGACGTCCCCGGCTTTGACTGTAAAAATGTCACCTATGCCATCGACACGCTGCTTCACACGGATATTAAAGGGCAGAATATACTGGTGGTGGGAGGCGGACTGACCGGTATTGAGATCGCCTGTGAACTCGGCAAAAAAGGGAAAAACGTAACCGTGGCGGAAGCCTGTGACACCATGCTCAACTCCTTTGGAATATGCGCGGCAAACTACAATATGCTGATGGATATGCTGGATTACTATCAGGTGAAGGTCATGCTGTCGACAACGGTAACCGGCTATGAAAATGGCGTCGCCGAATTGTTGACCACTGTGAAAAATTTCCCCAATATTGCCAACCGGGCAAAATTAATGTTTACCGCCGGTCCCGCGGGAATACCGGATAAATCAAAGTTGAAGGTGGACCATATCGTGGTATCCGTGGGCTACACAAGCGACCGTAAACTGTATGACGAGATAAAGAGCGAAAATATCCATCTTATCGGTGATGCGGATAAACCGGAAAATGTCATGAAAGCGATCTGGGACGCCTACGAAATTGCGAGAAATGTTTAA